In a genomic window of Candidatus Equadaptatus faecalis:
- a CDS encoding phosphoribosylformylglycinamidine synthase, which produces MVYRVFVEKKAELANEAKALLNDLKTLLGITGLTGLRILNRYDAEDIAPELFEYAKKVVFSEPQLDTAAREPDFGDAVVFAVEYLPGQFDQRADSAAQCIQIISKGERSLIRSAKVYALYGTLTEAEIAEIKKYVINPVEAREADLNLPATLKTVYDVPSEVAVIDGFRDFTKDRLSEFLTANGLAMDLDDLLFFQSAFKKEGRDPTITEIKLTDTYWSDHCRHTTFNTIIDSVSFEDKFLQGCWDEYLAARKELGRTKPVCLMDIGTLAAKYLKAQGKLNKLDESEEINACTVKIEIEADGVKEPWLLLFKNETHNHPTEIEPFGGAATCVGGAIRDPLSGRSYVYGAMRLTGAANPLAPVSETIPGKLPQRKIVTTAANGYSSYGNQIGLATGIVDEIYHPGYAAKRMEIGAVIAAAPAENVRRERPAPGDVVILLGGSTGRDGIGGATGASKAHDSHSVETCGAEVQKGNAPEERKLQRLFRNPEASRLIKRCNDFGAGGVSVAIGELADGLEINLDAVPKKYEGLDGTELAISESQERMAVVVEAAELEHFLALAEKENLQACKVAEVTETPRLVMHWNGKTIVDISREFLDSNGAEKHITIETANSELKAKEISGSFAENLRAAASDLNCCSKRGLAERFDSTIGAGTVLMPFGGKNQLTPVQAMAQKISVEKKHTDDCSLMSWGYNPFLTEQSPCRGSYLAVVESVCKLIASGAEFKDVYLTFQEYFEKLGRDPKRWGKPFAALLGAFKAQKELGIAAIGGKDSMSGSFEKLDVPPTLVSFAVTTQKTSDIVSPEFKAAGHRVIRLAPEKDEDGLPKADSLLKIFSRVTELLRSGSAVSCYTPCIGGCAEAVMKMGFGNGFGFAFDGSLSLKDVFDYDYGSFLLEVTGNEEPDKTFGTVTDDGQFSFKDEKVSFGEILSLYENKLEPVFSCNIPDAKGVFANFEYAAETRPAPLMKCARPKVLIPAFPGTNCEYDSAKAMEDAGAETEIIVVKNLTPQAIAESVDYFAKRLETAQMIFIPGGFSGADEPDGSAKFITAFFRNEAVKDKVTDLLDKRGGLVCGICNGFQALVKLGLVPYGRIIDTDEHCPTLTFNTIARHQSRIVRTRIASNKSPWLALTKPGEIYSCPVSHGEGRFLVSDKLLRSLAANGQIATQYVDLDGNASADVHFNPNGSICAVEGITSPDGRVFGKMGHSERRGSGLYKNVPGNYDNRMFEAAVQYFKEEI; this is translated from the coding sequence ATGGTCTACAGAGTTTTTGTTGAAAAAAAGGCGGAGCTTGCCAACGAAGCGAAAGCGCTGCTGAACGACCTTAAAACGCTGCTCGGCATAACGGGGCTGACAGGCTTGCGCATTCTGAACCGCTACGACGCGGAAGACATCGCCCCTGAGCTTTTTGAATACGCAAAAAAAGTCGTATTCTCTGAGCCGCAGCTTGACACGGCAGCGCGCGAGCCCGATTTCGGAGACGCAGTCGTTTTCGCCGTTGAATATCTGCCCGGCCAGTTCGACCAGAGAGCCGATTCAGCGGCGCAGTGCATACAGATAATATCCAAGGGCGAACGTTCTCTCATACGCTCGGCTAAGGTCTATGCGCTCTACGGAACGCTGACGGAAGCCGAAATAGCTGAAATAAAGAAATACGTAATCAACCCCGTTGAAGCGCGCGAAGCAGACCTCAATCTTCCCGCGACGCTTAAAACCGTGTACGACGTGCCGTCGGAAGTGGCGGTCATAGACGGTTTCAGGGATTTTACAAAAGACCGGCTGTCGGAATTTCTCACAGCCAACGGTCTCGCCATGGATCTTGACGACCTGCTCTTCTTCCAGTCCGCTTTCAAAAAAGAGGGGCGCGACCCGACGATAACGGAAATCAAACTGACGGATACCTACTGGTCGGATCACTGCAGACACACAACCTTCAACACGATAATTGACAGCGTAAGCTTTGAGGACAAATTCCTCCAAGGCTGCTGGGACGAATATCTTGCCGCAAGAAAAGAGCTTGGCAGAACAAAACCCGTGTGTCTTATGGACATAGGAACGCTCGCGGCGAAATATCTCAAAGCACAGGGAAAGCTCAACAAGCTTGACGAATCCGAGGAAATAAACGCCTGCACGGTTAAAATTGAAATAGAGGCAGACGGCGTAAAAGAGCCGTGGCTTCTGCTTTTCAAAAACGAAACGCACAACCACCCCACGGAAATAGAACCGTTCGGCGGAGCTGCTACCTGCGTCGGGGGCGCAATCAGAGACCCGCTTTCGGGGCGTTCCTACGTGTACGGAGCAATGCGCCTCACGGGCGCGGCAAACCCGCTTGCGCCGGTCAGCGAAACGATTCCGGGCAAGCTTCCGCAGCGCAAAATCGTCACCACCGCCGCGAACGGCTATTCTTCCTACGGAAACCAGATAGGACTTGCCACCGGCATAGTTGACGAAATTTACCACCCGGGCTACGCGGCGAAACGCATGGAGATAGGGGCGGTTATAGCGGCTGCCCCCGCCGAAAACGTGCGCAGGGAGCGCCCTGCCCCGGGAGACGTTGTAATCCTTCTCGGCGGAAGCACGGGACGCGACGGCATAGGCGGCGCGACGGGCGCCTCCAAGGCGCACGACAGCCATTCCGTCGAGACCTGCGGAGCCGAAGTGCAGAAAGGCAACGCGCCTGAAGAAAGAAAACTGCAGAGACTTTTCAGAAATCCGGAAGCGAGCAGGCTTATAAAACGCTGCAACGACTTTGGAGCCGGAGGCGTCTCAGTCGCCATAGGCGAGCTTGCCGACGGTCTTGAAATAAATCTTGACGCCGTACCGAAAAAATACGAAGGACTTGACGGCACGGAGCTTGCTATAAGCGAATCGCAGGAACGCATGGCGGTAGTCGTCGAGGCGGCGGAACTTGAGCATTTCCTCGCGCTTGCCGAAAAGGAAAATCTCCAGGCGTGCAAGGTCGCCGAAGTAACCGAAACACCGCGGCTTGTAATGCACTGGAACGGAAAGACCATCGTTGACATCAGCCGCGAATTTCTGGACTCAAACGGCGCAGAAAAACACATCACGATAGAAACTGCGAACTCTGAACTTAAAGCAAAAGAAATATCCGGAAGCTTTGCGGAAAATCTCCGCGCTGCCGCCTCCGACCTGAACTGCTGCTCAAAACGCGGACTTGCCGAACGCTTTGACTCCACGATAGGCGCGGGCACGGTGCTTATGCCATTCGGCGGCAAAAACCAGCTCACGCCGGTACAGGCAATGGCACAAAAAATTTCGGTTGAAAAGAAACACACGGACGACTGCTCCTTAATGAGCTGGGGCTACAATCCGTTCCTCACGGAACAGAGCCCCTGCCGGGGCTCGTACCTCGCCGTTGTGGAATCCGTCTGCAAACTGATTGCAAGCGGCGCGGAATTTAAAGACGTCTATCTCACCTTCCAGGAATATTTTGAAAAACTCGGACGCGACCCGAAACGCTGGGGCAAGCCGTTCGCGGCTCTGCTCGGCGCGTTTAAGGCACAGAAAGAACTCGGTATAGCCGCGATAGGCGGCAAAGACTCGATGAGCGGAAGCTTTGAAAAGCTGGACGTTCCGCCAACGCTCGTGTCATTTGCCGTAACAACGCAGAAGACGTCAGACATCGTTTCGCCGGAATTCAAGGCGGCGGGACACCGCGTAATACGCCTTGCGCCCGAAAAAGACGAAGACGGACTGCCGAAAGCGGACAGCCTGCTCAAAATATTCTCCCGCGTCACGGAACTTCTCAGAAGCGGCTCTGCCGTTTCCTGCTACACGCCGTGCATAGGCGGCTGCGCGGAAGCTGTTATGAAAATGGGCTTCGGCAACGGCTTCGGCTTTGCCTTTGACGGCAGTCTCTCGCTCAAAGACGTATTCGATTACGATTACGGCTCATTCCTGCTTGAAGTTACGGGAAACGAAGAGCCTGACAAAACCTTCGGCACAGTCACGGACGACGGGCAATTCTCGTTCAAAGACGAAAAAGTTTCCTTCGGCGAAATACTCTCGCTTTACGAAAACAAGCTTGAACCGGTATTCAGCTGCAACATTCCCGACGCAAAAGGCGTTTTCGCCAACTTTGAATACGCCGCCGAAACGCGCCCCGCACCGCTGATGAAATGCGCGCGCCCGAAGGTGCTCATACCGGCGTTCCCAGGAACGAACTGCGAATACGACAGCGCAAAGGCAATGGAAGACGCCGGCGCAGAAACGGAAATAATCGTTGTTAAGAATCTGACCCCGCAGGCAATCGCCGAAAGCGTTGACTATTTCGCCAAACGGCTTGAAACAGCGCAGATGATATTCATTCCGGGCGGCTTCTCCGGCGCGGACGAGCCTGACGGAAGCGCGAAATTCATCACCGCCTTCTTCCGCAACGAAGCGGTAAAAGATAAGGTGACAGACCTGCTCGACAAACGCGGCGGACTTGTCTGCGGAATATGCAACGGTTTCCAGGCGCTTGTAAAGCTCGGACTCGTGCCCTACGGCAGAATAATCGACACCGATGAACACTGCCCCACGCTCACCTTCAACACGATAGCGCGCCACCAGTCCCGAATAGTCAGAACGCGCATAGCGTCAAACAAATCGCCGTGGCTCGCGCTCACAAAGCCCGGGGAAATATACAGCTGCCCCGTATCGCACGGAGAGGGACGCTTCCTTGTCTCTGACAAGCTTCTGCGCAGCCTCGCGGCAAACGGACAAATTGCGACACAGTACGTTGACCTTGACGGAAACGCCTCGGCTGACGTGCATTTCAACCCCAACGGCTCAATCTGCGCCGTTGAGGGCATAACCTCGCCTGACGGACGCGTGTTCGGAAAAATGGGACACAGCGAACGCAGAGGCTCCGGACTTTACAAAAACGTGCCTGGGAACTACGATAACCGAATGTTTGAAGCAGCAGTACAATACTTTAAGGAGGAGATATAA
- the purD gene encoding phosphoribosylamine--glycine ligase, with translation MKLLVVGGGGREHAIIKKLKENPAVEEIFALPGNGGIADDAVCVDIGAKDIAGIAKFAKENSIDYAVVAPDDPLVLGCVDKLEEQGIPCFGPRADAAIIEGSKVFSKNLMKKYNIPTAAYEVFRDMNAALAYIETAPVPTVIKADGLALGKGVIIAQTRDEAKAAVLEIMQDKKFGASGDQIVVEEFLEGPEVSVLSFTDGKTVVPMISSMDHKRAGDNDTGLNTGGMGTVAPNPYYTKEIADVCMEKIFLPTINAMNAEGRTFKGCLYFGLMLTKDGPKVIEYNCRFGDPETQVVLPLLESDLLTVMKAVTEEKLSETEVRFSKNHACCVIMASKGYPQSYEKGFEMNIPTEISDRVYVAGAVRKDGKLLTNGGRVLGATAVEETLEKAIKSAYALVGRISFENAYFRHDIGARAMKAGKE, from the coding sequence ATGAAGCTCCTCGTTGTAGGCGGAGGCGGAAGGGAACACGCCATAATAAAAAAGCTGAAAGAAAATCCGGCGGTTGAAGAAATTTTTGCACTGCCTGGCAACGGCGGCATCGCAGACGATGCTGTCTGCGTTGATATCGGCGCGAAAGACATTGCCGGCATCGCAAAATTCGCGAAAGAAAACAGCATAGACTACGCCGTCGTGGCGCCTGACGACCCTCTTGTCCTCGGCTGCGTTGACAAGCTTGAAGAACAGGGCATTCCCTGCTTCGGGCCGCGTGCAGACGCCGCGATTATTGAAGGCAGCAAGGTTTTTTCCAAAAATCTTATGAAAAAATACAACATACCGACAGCTGCCTACGAAGTGTTTCGGGATATGAACGCCGCGCTTGCCTATATCGAAACGGCGCCGGTGCCGACGGTTATCAAGGCGGACGGGCTTGCTCTCGGCAAAGGCGTAATCATTGCGCAGACAAGAGACGAAGCCAAAGCGGCTGTGCTTGAAATCATGCAGGACAAAAAATTCGGTGCAAGCGGCGATCAGATTGTTGTCGAAGAATTTCTTGAAGGGCCGGAGGTTTCCGTACTTTCTTTCACGGACGGCAAAACCGTGGTGCCCATGATTTCCTCAATGGACCACAAACGCGCGGGGGACAACGACACCGGCTTAAACACCGGAGGCATGGGAACCGTAGCACCGAACCCGTATTACACAAAGGAAATAGCGGACGTCTGCATGGAAAAAATTTTCCTGCCTACAATAAACGCGATGAACGCGGAAGGCCGCACCTTCAAGGGCTGTCTCTATTTCGGGCTTATGCTTACGAAAGACGGCCCCAAGGTCATTGAGTACAACTGCCGTTTCGGCGACCCTGAAACGCAGGTTGTCCTTCCCCTGCTCGAAAGCGACCTGCTCACGGTAATGAAAGCCGTAACCGAAGAAAAGCTTTCGGAAACTGAGGTGCGCTTCAGCAAAAATCACGCCTGCTGCGTAATAATGGCGTCAAAGGGCTATCCGCAGAGCTACGAAAAGGGCTTTGAAATGAACATTCCGACAGAAATATCGGACAGGGTCTACGTCGCCGGAGCGGTCAGAAAAGACGGGAAACTCCTGACAAACGGCGGACGCGTACTCGGCGCGACGGCTGTTGAGGAAACGCTTGAAAAAGCAATAAAATCAGCCTACGCGCTCGTCGGCAGGATAAGCTTTGAAAACGCGTATTTCCGCCACGACATAGGCGCGCGCGCAATGAAAGCCGGTAAAGAATAA
- a CDS encoding phosphoribosylaminoimidazolecarboxamide formyltransferase, producing the protein MKEFELKYGCNPNQKPAKIFMRDGSELPVTVLNGRPGFINLLDAFNSWQLVKELKEATGLPSAASFKHVSPAGAAVGLPLSDTDKKIYFVESGKELSPVACAYIRARGADRLCSYGDWAALSDTCDADTAEYLKAEVSDGIIAPDYTPEALEILKTKKKGNYNVVKIDSAYVPALQEYKDVFGVTFEQGHNNFKIDETLLENIVTKNKELTKQAKIDLIVSLITLKYTQSNSVCYVKDGQAIGVGAGQQSRIHCTRLAGSKADNWYLRQSPKVLSLQFVEGIKRPERDNAIDVYISDEYEDVLAEGTWQKIFKVKPEIFTAEEKKAWIATQSGVTVGSDAFFPFGDNIERARKSGVQYVAEPGGSIRDDNVIETADKYNMVLAFTGMRLFHH; encoded by the coding sequence ATGAAAGAATTTGAACTTAAATACGGCTGCAACCCTAATCAGAAACCCGCGAAAATTTTTATGAGAGACGGTTCGGAGCTGCCTGTCACGGTGCTCAACGGACGCCCCGGCTTCATCAACCTTCTTGACGCCTTTAATTCATGGCAGCTTGTAAAGGAGCTTAAAGAGGCAACGGGACTTCCCTCTGCCGCGAGCTTCAAGCACGTTTCGCCGGCAGGCGCCGCCGTCGGTCTTCCGCTCAGCGATACAGACAAAAAAATCTACTTCGTGGAATCGGGAAAAGAACTCAGCCCCGTTGCCTGCGCATACATCAGGGCAAGAGGCGCTGACAGGCTCTGCTCATACGGCGACTGGGCGGCGCTCAGCGACACCTGCGACGCGGACACGGCAGAATATCTCAAGGCGGAAGTTTCAGACGGAATAATCGCGCCGGATTACACGCCGGAAGCGCTTGAAATTCTGAAAACGAAGAAAAAAGGCAACTACAACGTCGTTAAAATCGATTCCGCCTACGTTCCCGCGCTTCAGGAATACAAGGACGTATTCGGCGTCACCTTTGAACAGGGTCACAACAATTTCAAAATTGACGAAACTCTGCTCGAAAACATCGTAACAAAAAACAAAGAGCTTACGAAACAGGCAAAAATCGACCTCATCGTTTCACTCATCACGCTTAAATACACTCAGTCAAACTCTGTCTGCTACGTCAAGGACGGGCAGGCAATCGGCGTCGGCGCCGGACAGCAGAGCAGAATCCACTGCACAAGACTCGCCGGAAGCAAAGCCGACAACTGGTATCTGCGCCAGAGCCCGAAGGTTCTTTCGCTTCAGTTTGTCGAGGGCATCAAACGCCCCGAACGCGACAACGCCATTGACGTCTATATCTCGGACGAATACGAGGACGTGCTTGCCGAAGGCACTTGGCAGAAAATTTTCAAGGTAAAACCGGAAATCTTCACCGCGGAAGAAAAGAAAGCATGGATTGCAACGCAGAGCGGCGTAACGGTCGGCAGCGACGCGTTCTTCCCGTTCGGTGACAACATTGAGCGCGCAAGAAAATCGGGCGTTCAGTACGTTGCGGAACCGGGCGGCTCAATCCGCGACGACAACGTAATCGAAACGGCGGACAAATACAACATGGTTCTTGCCTTCACGGGCATGCGCCTCTTCCACCACTAA